In Porites lutea chromosome 1, jaPorLute2.1, whole genome shotgun sequence, a single genomic region encodes these proteins:
- the LOC140946853 gene encoding uncharacterized protein codes for MRKQLYLVRVRTQLYLVRVQAARASVSPPWISLDYSTRQRSNMASEKQDITCFVHNVSPVKKSGPTSYFNCHLQTEKDLIGSVCFATEKKETLDAMAAQRSPVKISNFNISNKYGRSDVVINRNTTITSTTADFPYKAQDDVTSIASLSKVAPQQLVSIKGKISHLSATKTIVIQDSPVKKQEGYIVDPSGYIKVIFWGEHVDSVTPQSTYFFNNLRMKVSQNQRYLNTPKQDNLYTIKDAEPFKQTLPEVSDISTTTETIGEILGISSVTKYNCCCSCSKKVTIKGKIAVCDNCKVTQKATSCSVKWTLKIHIQNSKQPLQKLQLQVYQEAVPKLFSICHLIANETTEEEITEAVLNLDTVKVCFDTQTRKLVDIEKIAI; via the exons ATGCGCAAGCAACTATACCTCGTGCGAGTGCGCACGCAACTATACCTCGTGCGAGTGCAAGCTGCTCGTGCGTCCGTGTCGCCTCCGTGGATATCTTTGGATTATTCG acaaGACAGAGATCTAATATGGCTTCAG AAAAACAAGACATAACTTGCTTTGTGCATAATGTCTCACCagtaaaaaaatctggaccaacAAGCTACTTTAACTGCCACCTTCAGACAGAGAAAGATCTCATTGGCAGTGTATGCTTTGCAACTGAAAAGAAGGAAACTCTTGATGCAATGGCCGCACAAAGATCACcggttaaaatttcaaattttaacatcAGCAATAAGTATGGACGAAGTGATGTAGTAATAAACAGGAACACAACCATCACTTCAACAACAGCTGATTTTCCATACAAAGCACAAGATGATGTCACATCAATTGCATCCTTGTCAAAAGTAGCACCACAACAGCTAGTGTCAATAAAAGGAAAGATATCACATCTAAGTGCGACCAAAACTATAGTCATCCAAGATTCTCCTGTCAAAAAACAGGAAGGCTATATAGTTGATCCATCTGGTTACATAAAAGTTATTTTCTGGGGTGAGCATGTTGACAGCGTCACACCACAGTCCACCTATTTCTTCAACAACTTGAGAATGAAAGTATCTCAGAATCAAAGATACTTGAACACACCAAAACAAGATAATTTATACACCATCAAGGACGCTGAACCCTTCAAACAAACATTACCTGAAGTCAGTGACAtctcaacaacaacagaaaccaTTGGAGAAATACTAGGAATAAGCAGTGTCACCAAATACAACTGTTGTTGTTCATgttcaaaaaaagttacaatcaaGGGAAAAATTGCAGTCTGCGATAACTGCAAAGTAACACAAAAGGCAACCAGCTGCAGTGTAAAGTGGACACTCAAGATCCATATCCAAAACTCCAAACAACCACTGCAGAAGCTTCAGCTACAGGTTTATCAAGAAGCAGTGCCAAAGTTGTTTTCAATTTGTCACTTAATTGCAAATGAAACAACAGAGGAGGAAATCACAGAGGCTGTCTTAAACCTAGACACAGTTAAAGTATGCTTTGACACGCAAACGCGAAAACTTGTGGACattgaaaaaattgccatttaa
- the LOC140950428 gene encoding uncharacterized protein, with product MSPENAVSHDLPWDCLTERLRLIGLIPHDVGGFGDCFFKSVSHQLYRTADLHLEIRMAGIGHLQSYPELYIESISNDHWNNYIQQMSKQGTWCDNIIMQAVANAYNCVIHITQSNINSPESTILTPVADQDGRKTIFIGYINELHYVSTLTDKNSRYKNKLTCIKRKLSETNENRHGRLLKHRNYMKRVKYTETANERASRLEDKRGTYRKTMSEETAEKRKERLKNKRDTYRKRVSEETVEKQKERLKSYKDSYRKRTSEETVEKRKERLANRRASYKRSQTISAGQKESSAGPVHEQKHAQNNMNDFHKSNQYSVCQCTVCFEAWPLKSSPRKVDHYQCQRCIRDKQQPKKFSKENDMVPSLVPLQLQGLTQVEEMLIARALPVMRVYIKPGGQRGYSGHCINLPQDIAELAHSLPRYPKDLSVIVVKMKGKENSFKDVTVRRQNVADALQWLVNNNSHYKDITINQNSLNSLPEHGVPHGLLSVETENIDLDATCEPDLGPQNKDDIVYNEGTEMSSFLPIPECQQQEIEAVRQQLSNDSNHLPWPTVGSEPLNEYVTPFLATMAFPTLFPDGKGDPTNPSLRRDIPLGERVKHLLKFGENKNDKWVYRFATHPRFGYWALNMIQRKRILQQTGMFLKQNPGEAHLTAEELRQMATSNNTSMFISKISRYLSNITGSNAYWHKAKEDLKAIIAHAGAPTFFFTFSSADMHWPELHAIFGNSVSNNSTDNKRQNVINNPHITDWFFTQRLESFIKYWLYNSLDAEWHWYRFEYQARGSIHCHGVAKLKNDPGSCKLSETALKGYLAEMSTNTAEQVNILELNQQIVDGKKASQVVCQYVDWLLSTYNPDPPDNGTWVKPSIHPCQKHHKDLVSLQDSEQDYVDLLNTVQRHTRCSTNYCLRKKQNETELKCRFKFPFEPCVNTKLEFEPIHTKDRSTQYKAKIITKRNDSRLNNHQRLQLQGWRANCDIQVIIDYHACVEYLAKYASKGEPKSPVMKLAFNSIVRNCNNNSNPTKLIKKVIMKSLGQRDFSAQETMHHLMSLKLVSSSFNVVPISLNGSRRIKTITNDGDTVTNDSLLDTYAKREKYIQTIPDIMALNFIHFATKYKLVNKKLTVQPHNMIPRVFPVFSSNSKGPNFGLYCKYQLLKHKPWHTTQDNAWDCQEGTDEIYITKWKEFLQTPYAEEHVPDWYEKLQSVQNNTEEEPNIEHSSEELPQREEWMDLADLIPGYFVNQDNITQQTSQPDYDWQNDKIKYANHLIQEMPSWIKTKKDTLDSTFGLQQQNIDVNTFSDMQRHAYNMVKAHSEQACPKDPLLLIILGVAGTGKSYLINAIRNLLQHSCAVTATTGKASFNINGCTIHSLLKLPVGPRHNKELTGQGLVTLQTKLKDISYILIDEYSMLGQTLFGWIDRRCRQATGKNDEVFGGKSMILVGDPAQLPPVADKPLYHSRPSSSTGEQGYLAYHMFGNVVKLSVNQRVQGLNQQQAQFRDLLIRLRTGDSNEQDWKLLLARQPSIALNVNEFQDATRLYFSNEEVANYNFEQLSELHQPIACITARHSSDIAKKASSDDMSGLQPTIFLAKGAHVMLTMNLWIDVGLCNGATGTVEDFIYANNQQPPDLPVAVIVKFNEYRGPSISDSIPRCVPICPITITSQTLDGLHERQQLPLKLAWAITIHKSQGLTLPKAWIDIGQTETTAGISYVAISRVKTLSSCIIEPMTFERLKSLKKSTNLKYRLEEESRLYNLANIN from the coding sequence ATGTCTCCTGAGAATGCTGTTAGTCATGATTTACCATGGGATTGTTTAACTGAAAGGCTTCGTCTCATAGGACTTATACCACATGATGTAGGTGGATTTGGAGATTGTTTCTTTAAATCAGTTTCGCACCAACTGTATAGGACTGCTGACTTGCATCTTGAAATTCGTATGGCTGGAATTGGCCATTTACAGAGTTACCCAGAATTGTATATTGAAAGCATTTCTAATGATCACTGGAATAACTATATTCAACAAATGTCAAAACAAGGCACATGGTGTGATAACATCATAATGCAAGCTGTGGCCAATGCATACAACTGTGTCATTCATATCACACAGTCTAATATAAATTCACCTGAAAGTACAATCTTAACTCCTGTTGCTGATCAGGATGGACGAAAGACAATATTTATTGGATATATTAACGAGTTGCATTATGTTTCAACATTGACTGACAAAAACAGTAGATATAAAAACAAACTCACATGCataaagagaaaattatcagaAACCAATGAAAACAGACATGGTAGACTTCTTAAGCacagaaattacatgaaaagaGTCAAATATACAGAAACAGCTAATGAAAGGGCAAGCAGACTTGAAGATAAGAGAGGCACTTATAGAAAAACAATGTCTGAAGAAACTGCTGAAAAGCGAAAAGAGAGACttaaaaataagagagacaCTTATAGAAAAAGAGTGTCTGAAGAAACTGTTGAAAAGCAAAAAGAGAGACTAAAAAGTTACAAAGACTCTTATAGAAAAAGAACGTCTGAAGAAACTGTTGAAAAGCGAAAAGAGAGACTTGCAAATAGGAGAGCCAGTTATAAAAGGTCTCAAACAATTTCTGCAGGACAAAAAGAGAGCTCTGCTGGTCCAGTTCACGAACAAAAACATGCACAAAATAACATGAACGATTTTCATAAGTCCAATCAGTATTCAGTTTGCCAATGCACTGTCTGTTTTGAAGCATGGCCATTGAAATCCAGTCCAAGGAAGGTTGATCACTACCAGTGTCAGAGGTGCATACGAGataaacaacaaccaaaaaagttTTCTAAGGAAAATGACATGGTGCCATCATTAGTACCTTTACAACTGCAGGGGTTAACCCAAGTAGAAGAAATGCTTATTGCACGTGCACTTCCTGTTATGCGAGTTTACATAAAACCTGGTGGACAAAGGGGCTATTCAGGCCACTGTATCAATTTGCCTCAGGATATAGCTGAACTAGCACATTCTCTGCCTAGATACCCAAAAGATCTatctgttattgttgttaagaTGAAAGGTAAAGAGAACAGTTTTAAAGATGTGACAGTGCGAAGGCAAAATGTAGCTGATGCACTACAATGGCTTGTTAATAATAACTCACACTACAAGGACATAACCATCAatcaaaattctttaaattcttTACCAGAACATGGTGTTCCACATGGTCTTCTCTCGGTTGAAACAGAGAATATAGATTTGGATGCCACATGTGAACCTGACTTAGGTCCTCAAAATAAAGATGACATTGTTTATAATGAGGGTACTGAAATGAGTAGTTTTCTGCCTATTCCAGAGTGTCAGCAGCAAGAAATAGAAGCTGTGCGCCAACAATTGTCTAATGATTCTAATCACTTGCCCTGGCCAACAGTTGGCAGTGAACCATTAAACGAGTATGTAACTCCCTTTTTAGCAACAATGGCTTTCCCAACATTATTTCCAGATGGTAAGGGTGATCCTACTAACCCATCATTACGCCGAGATATACCACTCGGAGAAAGAGTAAAGCACCTTTTAAAGTTTGGAGAAAACAAGAATGACAAATGGGTATATCGCTTTGCTACTCACCCCAGATTTGGTTACTGGGCATTGAATATGATACAAAGAAAACGTATTCTGCAACAGACAGGCATGTTCCTAAAACAAAACCCAGGAGAAGCTCATTTGACTGCTGAAGAGCTGCGGCAAATGGCAACTAGCAATAACACAAGTATGTTTATATCTAAGATATCACGCTATCTTAGTAACATTACTGGTTCTAATGCTTATTGGCACAAAGCTAAAGAAGATTTAAAAGCAATAATAGCCCATGCTGGAGCTCCaacattctttttcacattctCCTCTGCTGATATGCATTGGCCTGAACTTCATGCAATTTTTGGCAACTCAGTCAGTAATAATTCAACTGACAACAAACGGCAGAATGTGATTAACAATCCTCATATTACAGACTGGTTCTTTACACAGCGTTtagaaagttttattaaatactGGTTATACAATTCACTAGATGCTGAGTGGCACTGGTACAGATTTGAATATCAAGCTAGAGGTAGTATACATTGTCATGGTGTAGCAAAGCTGAAAAATGATCCAGGTTCATGTAAACTCTCAGAAACAGCTCTAAAAGGCTATTTGGCTGAAATGTCCACTAATACAGCTGAGCAAGTCAATATACTAGAACTCAATCAACAGATAGTGGATGGGAAAAAGGCTTCCCAGGTAGTTTGTCAGTATGTAGATTGGTTATTGTCTACATATAATCCAGATCCACCAGATAATGGCACATGGGTGAAGCCCTCTATTCATCCTTGTCAAAAGCATCACAAGGACCTTGTAAGTTTACAAGACTCTGAACAAGATTATGTTGATTTGTTGAATACTGTACAAAGGCACACTCGCTGTAGTACAAACTATTGTcttagaaagaaacaaaacgaaacagaacTGAAATGTAGATTTAAGTTTCCATTTGAACCTTGTGTTAATACAAAACTAGAGTTTGAGCCCATTCATACAAAAGATCGAAGCACTCAATACAAAGCAAAGATCATAACAAAGAGGAATGATAGCAGACTCAATAATCACCAACGACTTCAGCTTCAAGGCTGGAGGGCAAACTGTGATATTCAAGTGATCATTGATTATCATGCATGTGTTGAATACCTTGCAAAATATGCTTCAAAAGGTGAACCAAAGTCACCTGTAATGAAACTTGCATTTAATTCTATTGTCCGTAATTGCAACAACAATAGCAACCCtacaaaattgataaaaaaagtgataatgAAGTCACTTGGCCAACGTGACTTCTCTGCACAAGAGACTATGCATCATCTCATGTCACTGAAACTTGTCAGCTCATCATTTAATGTGGTACCTATTAGTCTAAATGGTTCACGTAGAAtcaaaactataacaaatgatGGAGATACTGTCACCAATGACTCATTGCTTGATACTTACgctaaaagggaaaaatatattCAAACCATCCCAGATATAATGGCTcttaatttcattcattttgcaacaaaatacaAACTTGTCAACAAAAAACTAACAGTTCAGCCTCATAACATGATTCCCAGAGTTTTTCCAGTATTTTCTTCCAATTCAAAAGGTCCAAATTTTGGACTTTATTGCAAATATCAGTTACTTAAGCACAAACCTTGGCATACTACACAAGACAATGCCTGGGATTGTCAGGAAGGCACTGATGAAATATACATCACAAAATGGAAGGAATTTCTACAAACACCATATGCTGAAGAGCATGTTCCTGACTGGTATGAAAAACTACAAAGTGTACAGAATAACACAGAAGAGGAACCAAATATAGAGCACTCTTCAGAAGAGCTTCCACAGCGTGAAGAGTGGATGGATTTAGCAGATCTCATACCTGGGTATTTTGTTAACCAAGATAATATAACACAACAAACCTCTCAGCCTGATTATGACTGGCAAAATGACAAGATTAAGTATGCAAATCACTTAATACAGGAAATGCCATCCTGGATAAAAACTAAGAAAGATACTTTGGATTCTACCTTTGGTttgcaacaacaaaatattgatGTTAATACATTCAGTGACATGCAAAGACATGCCTACAATATGGTGAAAGCACATTCTGAACAAGCCTGCCCTAAAGATCCATTGCTTCTTATTATACTTGGAGTTGCCGGTACAGGGAAAAGTTACCTCATTAATGCCATCCGAAACCTGCTCCAACACTCTTGTGCAGTGACTGCCACAACTGGCAAAGCTTCATTTAACATAAACGGATGTACAATCCATTCACTATTAAAATTGCCTGTTGGCCCAAGACATAACAAAGAATTAACAGGACAAGGGCTTGTCACATTACAAACCAAGCTGAAAGATATCAGTTATATCCTAATTGATGAATACTCTATGCTaggacaaacattgtttggctGGATTGATAGACGCTGCCGACAAGCAACAGGCAAAAATGACGAAGTATTTGGTGGTAAATCCATGATATTAGTTGGTGACCCAGCTCAATTGCCTCCAGTGGCAGATAAGCCATTATATCATTCGAGACCCTCCAGTTCTACAGGTGAACAAGGTTATTTAGCTTATCACATGTTTGGCAATGTTGTAAAACTGTCAGTAAACCAGAGGGTTCAAGGCTTAAATCAACAGCAAGCTCAGTTTAGAGATTTACTCATACGCCTTCGCACAGGAGATTCTAATGAGCAAGATTGGAAACTTCTTTTGGCAAGACAGCCTTCCATAGCATTGAACGTGAATGAGTTTCAAGATGCCACTAGGCTCTATTTCAGCAATGAAGAAGTTGCTAATTATAACTTTGAACAGTTATCAGAACTTCATCAGCCAATAGCCTGCATCACTGCACGTCACTCTAGTGATATAGCTAAGAAAGCAAGTTCGGATGACATGTCAGGTTTACAACCGACCATTTTCCTTGCAAAAGGTGCACATGTAATGCTTACCATGAACCTATGGATAGATGTTGGACTTTGTAACGGTGCAACTGGAACGGTTGAAGATTTCATTTATGCAAACAACCAGCAACCACCAGACTTGCCTGTCGCTGTCATAGTAAAATTTAATGAGTATAGAGGTCCATCTATCAGTGATAGCATTCCACGATGTGTGCCTATATGCCCAATAACAATAACCTCACAGACACTAGATGGTTTACATGAGAGACAACAGTTGCCTCTCAAACTTGCTTGGGCAATCACAATACACAAGAGCCAAGGGTTAACACTGCCAAAAGCATGGATTGACATTGGTCAGACTGAAACTACTGCAGGCATTTCATATGTAGCTATAAGCAGAGTGAAAACACTTTCATCTTGTATTATTGAACCAATGACTTTTGAAAGACTTAAGAGTCTTAAGAAATCCACTAATTTAAAATATAGACTTGAAGAAGAAAGCAGGCTATATAATCTAGCAAATATAAATTGA